From a single Sediminibacterium sp. KACHI17 genomic region:
- a CDS encoding outer membrane beta-barrel protein, producing MKRLAIVVAGILLSGSLMAQTDSTTHSQESDTVKVGNFIIIKKNKDGNSSSNSVWKDWDRNFDIKIERRNRANRNVSTNWWIMDLGFTNYRDQTNYTAAQAGGYFRTLRPADGPVNENSFKLNTGKSTNVNIWFFMQKVNVIKHVVNLKYGLGLEMYNFRFDSRLSYRKDPNPYVYNDSISFSKNKLYAGYLTVPFMININTSPNNRRGFSISAGMSAGYLISSRNKQKSSERGKQKSPGDFNLEPFRVAAIGEVGLGPIRLYGSYSLNKLHKDITRVEQFPYAFGIRFSRW from the coding sequence ATGAAACGTTTAGCAATTGTAGTAGCAGGTATCCTGCTTTCTGGGAGTCTTATGGCTCAAACAGACAGTACAACCCATTCACAAGAATCAGATACTGTTAAAGTGGGCAACTTTATCATCATCAAAAAAAATAAAGATGGTAACAGCAGCAGCAACAGTGTATGGAAAGACTGGGATCGCAATTTTGATATCAAAATAGAACGCAGAAACAGAGCCAACCGTAATGTGAGCACCAATTGGTGGATCATGGATCTGGGTTTTACTAATTACCGCGATCAGACCAACTATACTGCTGCACAAGCAGGCGGATATTTTAGAACACTTCGTCCGGCAGATGGCCCTGTAAATGAAAACAGTTTCAAATTGAATACCGGCAAATCAACCAATGTCAATATCTGGTTCTTCATGCAAAAAGTGAATGTGATCAAGCATGTGGTGAATTTGAAATATGGTTTGGGATTAGAGATGTATAATTTCAGATTTGATTCAAGACTGAGTTACAGAAAAGATCCAAACCCATATGTGTATAATGACTCGATCAGTTTCTCTAAGAATAAATTGTATGCAGGTTATCTGACAGTTCCTTTCATGATCAATATCAATACATCACCTAATAACAGAAGGGGCTTCAGCATCAGTGCTGGTATGAGTGCCGGTTATCTGATCAGCAGTCGTAACAAGCAAAAAAGCAGTGAAAGAGGTAAACAAAAATCACCGGGCGACTTCAACTTAGAACCTTTCCGTGTTGCCGCAATTGGTGAAGTAGGACTCGGCCCGATCCGCTTGTACGGAAGTTATAGCCTTAATAAATTGCATAAAGACATTACACGTGTAGAGCAGTTCCCATATGCATTTGGTATTAGATTTAGTAGATGGTAG
- a CDS encoding L,D-transpeptidase, which produces MRPLIYATTLLSICIGSTSFKTPTNINKLHATKDTYRILVIKTKYAMKIFDSTGECLATYPVVFGNKDMSDKMMQGDRRTPEGTFKISFKRKHEKWSRFLLIDYPNAESIAKFNQRKAAGLIPANAQIGGSIGIHGTWPNEDFAVDGLQNWTEGCISTKNRYVEEIFDVLPVGTQITIRREK; this is translated from the coding sequence ATGCGCCCCCTCATTTATGCCACCACGTTGTTGTCCATATGCATTGGCAGCACTTCATTCAAAACACCTACTAACATCAACAAGCTCCACGCAACTAAAGACACGTATCGAATTCTAGTGATCAAAACAAAGTATGCGATGAAGATCTTTGATTCAACCGGCGAATGTTTAGCTACATATCCGGTTGTATTTGGCAACAAAGACATGAGCGATAAAATGATGCAAGGCGATCGCCGAACGCCGGAAGGAACTTTCAAAATTTCCTTCAAAAGAAAACATGAAAAATGGAGTCGGTTTTTGTTGATCGATTACCCCAATGCAGAAAGTATTGCAAAGTTCAATCAAAGAAAAGCTGCCGGCCTCATTCCTGCCAATGCCCAGATCGGTGGTAGTATCGGTATTCACGGCACCTGGCCCAATGAAGATTTTGCTGTAGATGGACTCCAAAACTGGACCGAAGGATGTATCAGCACCAAGAACAGATATGTAGAAGAGATCTTTGATGTGCTTCCGGTAGGAACGCAGATTACGATTAGGAGGGAGAAATGA
- a CDS encoding alpha/beta fold hydrolase: protein MLSKWLKRVGYTFLVLFVLVNIIAAFHAYKFTHFYVDAQPVKKPQEMGLGEKTKAIFFGISYPKSKVVDSLNIPHETIQLKTADSIRLESWYAQKDSAKGTVLMFHGHGSSKSGIIAEARELYSMGYNVMLTDFRAHGNSEGTATSIGIYESKDVKAVYDHIAQKGEKNIIIWGISMGAATALKAVDEFGIKPSKMIIEMPFGSLHLAVQGRMKTMGLPAEPLSTLLTFWGGLELGTWAFAHQPSEYAKKLNCPVLLQWGAGDQRVTEDETNELFKNLASRDKVMIKYLQSGHESLFKKEKAKWVSVMSFFLNK, encoded by the coding sequence ATGTTATCTAAATGGCTCAAACGAGTTGGTTATACCTTTCTTGTTTTGTTCGTACTTGTGAATATTATCGCTGCTTTTCATGCATATAAATTCACACATTTTTATGTGGATGCTCAACCCGTTAAGAAGCCACAGGAGATGGGTTTAGGGGAAAAAACAAAAGCGATATTTTTTGGCATCAGCTATCCTAAAAGCAAAGTGGTTGATTCACTTAACATCCCGCATGAAACAATACAATTAAAAACTGCCGATAGTATTCGTTTGGAGAGTTGGTACGCACAAAAAGATTCTGCAAAAGGAACTGTACTCATGTTTCATGGACACGGAAGCAGCAAAAGCGGCATCATTGCTGAAGCACGTGAACTTTATTCAATGGGATACAATGTGATGCTGACCGACTTCCGCGCTCATGGAAATAGCGAAGGAACAGCAACATCCATTGGGATCTATGAATCGAAGGATGTTAAAGCAGTTTACGATCACATTGCTCAGAAAGGAGAAAAAAATATCATTATCTGGGGCATATCAATGGGCGCTGCTACAGCTTTAAAAGCAGTGGATGAATTTGGTATCAAGCCCTCTAAAATGATCATTGAAATGCCCTTTGGTTCTTTACACTTAGCAGTACAGGGGCGTATGAAAACCATGGGACTACCTGCAGAACCCTTAAGTACTTTATTGACTTTTTGGGGTGGACTGGAGTTAGGTACTTGGGCTTTTGCTCATCAGCCATCGGAATATGCCAAAAAACTGAATTGTCCGGTCTTACTCCAATGGGGAGCCGGCGACCAACGTGTTACAGAAGATGAGACCAATGAATTATTCAAAAATCTCGCTAGTCGTGATAAGGTCATGATCAAATATCTCCAAAGCGGTCATGAAAGCCTTTTTAAGAAAGAAAAGGCCAAATGGGTGTCTGTAATGAGCTTTTTTCTAAATAAATAG
- the serS gene encoding serine--tRNA ligase, with product MLQVSVLRANPEEVKKRLIKKHFKQPELVDTIISLDDERKRIQLDFDTTQASINAASKEIGKLMAQGNKEAAEAMKAEVATLKSGLEPLKEKMAVTEQTLLDTLLQLPNLPAAEVPEGRTPEENVVVREGGIHPSLPAGAQPHWDLTKKYNLIDFELGNKITGSGFPVYIGKGAKLQRSLIQYFLDFNTAAGYTEYLPPFMVNAASAMGTGQLPDKEGQMYYMPEDDFYMIPTAEVPVTNVYRDVILKEDQFPVKMTAYSPCFRREAGSYGKDVRGLNRLHQFEKVEIIQIVQPDKSYAALDEMVLHVEKLLQSLELPYRILRLCGGDMGFASAITYDFEVFSAAQERWLEVSSVSNFESFQTNRLKCRYKDENGKMQLAHSLNGSSLALPRIVACLLENHQKENGIQLPTALIPYFGAAMID from the coding sequence ATGTTACAAGTGAGTGTTTTGAGAGCGAATCCTGAGGAAGTAAAGAAAAGATTGATCAAAAAGCATTTCAAACAACCTGAACTGGTAGATACGATCATTTCATTGGATGATGAACGTAAAAGAATCCAATTAGATTTTGATACTACACAAGCCAGTATCAATGCTGCTTCTAAGGAAATCGGCAAACTGATGGCACAGGGAAACAAAGAAGCGGCTGAAGCTATGAAAGCGGAAGTGGCAACGCTGAAAAGTGGACTGGAACCGCTGAAAGAGAAAATGGCGGTTACAGAACAAACATTACTGGATACATTATTACAACTACCCAATCTGCCTGCAGCAGAAGTACCTGAAGGAAGAACACCCGAAGAAAATGTGGTAGTGCGTGAGGGTGGCATTCATCCATCTTTACCGGCAGGAGCACAACCACACTGGGACCTGACAAAAAAATACAACCTGATCGATTTCGAGCTGGGTAACAAAATCACTGGTAGCGGATTTCCGGTTTATATCGGAAAAGGTGCGAAGCTGCAAAGGTCTTTGATTCAATATTTTCTTGATTTCAATACTGCTGCCGGATATACAGAATATCTACCTCCTTTTATGGTGAATGCGGCATCTGCCATGGGTACTGGTCAATTACCGGATAAAGAAGGGCAGATGTATTATATGCCGGAGGATGATTTTTATATGATTCCTACCGCTGAAGTGCCTGTTACAAACGTTTATCGCGATGTGATCTTAAAAGAAGATCAGTTTCCGGTAAAGATGACCGCCTACTCTCCATGTTTCAGAAGAGAAGCAGGTAGTTATGGAAAAGATGTACGTGGACTGAATCGTCTGCATCAATTTGAAAAAGTAGAGATCATACAAATTGTTCAGCCCGATAAAAGTTATGCGGCATTGGATGAGATGGTATTGCATGTAGAAAAACTATTGCAATCTCTGGAGTTACCCTATCGCATTCTTCGTTTATGTGGAGGTGATATGGGTTTTGCAAGTGCAATAACATATGATTTTGAAGTATTCAGTGCAGCACAAGAACGTTGGCTGGAAGTAAGCAGTGTTAGCAACTTCGAAAGTTTTCAAACCAATCGTTTGAAATGCAGGTATAAAGATGAAAATGGTAAAATGCAATTAGCACATTCACTCAATGGAAGTTCATTGGCATTGCCGAGAATTGTTGCCTGCTTATTGGAAAATCATCAAAAGGAAAATGGTATCCAGCTTCCTACTGCACTCATTCCTTATTTTGGCGCAGCAATGATCGACTAA
- the gcvH gene encoding glycine cleavage system protein GcvH, whose product MNFPAELRYTKDHEWIKLEGNIATIGITDFAQHELGDIVYVDINTVGKSLASEEVFGTVEAVKTVSDLFLPVAGTINEVNSLLEKQPELVNSDPYGDGWMVKMTVNNPADVEALMNSEAYAALVG is encoded by the coding sequence ATGAATTTCCCAGCTGAATTACGTTACACTAAAGATCATGAATGGATCAAGTTAGAAGGTAATATTGCCACTATTGGTATTACAGATTTTGCTCAACATGAGTTGGGTGATATTGTATACGTTGATATCAATACCGTTGGTAAAAGTCTGGCTTCAGAAGAAGTTTTTGGTACAGTAGAAGCTGTAAAAACCGTGAGTGACCTCTTTTTACCTGTAGCAGGCACAATCAATGAAGTGAACAGCTTACTGGAAAAGCAGCCTGAACTGGTCAATTCTGATCCATACGGTGACGGCTGGATGGTTAAAATGACGGTAAATAATCCGGCAGATGTAGAAGCTTTGATGAATAGTGAAGCTTATGCAGCACTGGTAGGATAG
- a CDS encoding sigma-70 family RNA polymerase sigma factor, translating to MEVAKKYSESELVRLLQQRSQHVFSYLYDNYSGALLSIICNIVKDEELANDVLQEVFVKIWRQIESYDSSKGRLFTWMLNIARNASIDTVRSKSYQNNLQNRELSEDVYVSAGTAQLQVDQIGLRKVVHQLKEEHRVLIDLSYFQGFTQDEISKMLDIPLGTVKTRLRTALTQLRGIIKP from the coding sequence TTGGAAGTAGCTAAAAAATACAGCGAGTCCGAATTGGTCCGTTTGCTTCAACAGCGGAGCCAGCATGTATTCAGCTATTTGTATGATAACTACTCAGGCGCCTTATTATCCATCATCTGCAACATTGTCAAGGATGAAGAACTTGCTAATGATGTACTCCAGGAGGTGTTTGTAAAGATCTGGCGTCAAATTGAAAGCTATGATAGTAGTAAGGGAAGATTATTCACCTGGATGCTGAACATTGCCCGTAATGCATCTATTGATACCGTTCGCAGTAAAAGTTATCAGAATAATCTTCAAAACCGTGAGTTATCAGAAGACGTATATGTATCAGCCGGTACAGCACAACTTCAAGTAGACCAGATTGGTTTACGCAAAGTGGTGCATCAGCTGAAAGAGGAACATCGTGTATTGATCGACCTGTCTTATTTTCAAGGTTTTACTCAAGATGAGATATCCAAAATGTTGGATATACCTTTGGGTACCGTGAAAACAAGGCTACGAACAGCATTAACACAATTAAGAGGAATTATTAAACCATAA
- a CDS encoding anti-sigma factor → MDIKAYIESGIIESYVLGMADDQERAELEQLSRQYPEIRAAIDAFELSLEQTAMANAMNPAAHVKANILAEIADEFSDKTAPASTAKLVSMSAPSTGWLRYVAAASVILLVVSAATNVYFYRQFRDASTQYQALLLEKTSLLAQNQALQAKGLDLYQGMQIMSDPSYTKVSMPGVKAEENKLATVFWDKKNNEVYLLTNRLPKTSTDTQYQLWAIVDGKPVDAGMVDICNGLCKMKNISNASAFAITLEKRGGSPTPNLDQLQVFGGVNG, encoded by the coding sequence ATGGATATAAAGGCATACATAGAAAGCGGAATCATTGAAAGCTATGTGTTAGGCATGGCTGATGATCAGGAGCGTGCCGAACTTGAACAGTTAAGCCGTCAATACCCTGAGATCAGGGCTGCTATTGATGCGTTTGAATTGTCGCTCGAGCAAACTGCCATGGCCAATGCCATGAACCCCGCTGCACATGTAAAAGCCAATATCTTAGCTGAGATCGCTGATGAGTTTTCTGACAAGACAGCTCCTGCATCTACAGCCAAACTGGTTTCTATGTCTGCCCCCAGCACAGGTTGGTTACGTTATGTAGCTGCCGCTTCTGTGATTCTCTTGGTTGTTAGTGCAGCTACCAATGTTTATTTCTATCGCCAATTCCGTGATGCTTCTACTCAATATCAGGCATTACTCCTTGAAAAGACCAGTTTGCTGGCTCAAAACCAAGCTTTACAAGCGAAAGGACTGGATCTCTATCAGGGAATGCAGATCATGAGTGATCCTAGCTATACCAAAGTGTCTATGCCTGGAGTAAAAGCAGAAGAAAACAAGCTAGCCACCGTTTTCTGGGATAAGAAAAACAATGAAGTGTATTTGCTTACCAACCGTTTACCAAAAACCAGTACTGATACCCAATACCAGCTGTGGGCTATCGTAGACGGTAAACCTGTAGATGCGGGTATGGTAGATATTTGCAATGGTCTTTGCAAGATGAAGAACATCAGCAATGCCTCTGCCTTTGCCATCACATTGGAAAAACGTGGCGGCAGCCCTACACCTAATCTGGACCAATTACAGGTCTTTGGTGGGGTAAATGGATAA
- a CDS encoding VanZ family protein, translated as MKIIHFIPAFLFFIISVILLCLPGTKNFPAAWWFQKIPQFDKLVHIGLFGLLSLLFHWPAMKSNWNNTRRKLWFWMISCFSVAYGTIMEFVQRELIVNRSFEEADILADSVGAFSALAFSLTFFLQKQTSKN; from the coding sequence TTGAAAATCATCCATTTTATTCCCGCCTTTCTATTCTTTATTATCAGTGTGATCCTGCTTTGCTTACCCGGTACAAAAAATTTTCCGGCAGCATGGTGGTTTCAGAAAATACCTCAATTTGATAAGCTGGTACATATTGGCCTCTTTGGTTTACTTAGTCTGTTATTTCATTGGCCGGCTATGAAAAGTAATTGGAATAATACGCGTAGAAAACTGTGGTTTTGGATGATCTCTTGTTTCTCCGTTGCCTATGGTACGATCATGGAGTTTGTACAAAGAGAACTGATTGTAAATCGATCTTTTGAAGAGGCTGATATTCTTGCAGATAGCGTAGGAGCTTTCTCAGCATTGGCTTTTTCTTTGACATTTTTCCTCCAAAAACAAACTTCGAAAAACTGA
- a CDS encoding sulfite exporter TauE/SafE family protein, with product MSAALLISSLLLGLASSLHCVGMCGPLVMSVPVHHLPRDKKVTGILLYQLGRIGTYVVLGVIAGLLGWRIYAAGFQQLFSITLGVIILLMLSGRFFLNKLHGNNWLNKSVTQLMFWAINKQTPEGMLMMGAANGLLPCGMVYIALTGAMASGTIVGAASFMFSFGIGTLPALLGLAFWGVKLNWQTRRYMQKAVPYVVAVTGILLIIRGLNLNIPYLSPFLSERSADTVSCH from the coding sequence ATGAGTGCTGCATTACTCATATCATCCTTACTATTAGGTCTTGCCAGTAGCTTGCATTGTGTGGGCATGTGCGGACCTTTGGTGATGAGTGTTCCTGTTCATCATTTACCTCGCGATAAAAAAGTGACCGGTATTTTACTGTATCAATTGGGAAGAATCGGAACTTATGTTGTGTTGGGTGTAATAGCAGGGTTACTGGGTTGGCGAATCTATGCAGCAGGTTTTCAACAGTTATTTTCGATCACCCTTGGTGTGATAATTCTATTGATGCTATCAGGACGTTTTTTTCTCAACAAGCTACATGGAAATAACTGGTTGAATAAAAGCGTAACTCAACTCATGTTTTGGGCTATCAACAAGCAAACACCCGAAGGAATGCTCATGATGGGTGCGGCAAATGGTTTGCTGCCTTGTGGTATGGTATACATTGCACTCACAGGAGCCATGGCAAGTGGAACCATTGTTGGTGCGGCGTCTTTTATGTTTTCATTTGGAATCGGAACATTGCCTGCTTTACTCGGATTGGCATTTTGGGGTGTAAAATTAAATTGGCAAACCCGCCGGTATATGCAAAAAGCTGTTCCATATGTTGTTGCGGTAACCGGTATTTTATTGATTATCAGAGGACTTAATCTAAATATTCCTTACCTCAGTCCATTTCTTTCCGAACGTAGTGCTGATACGGTATCCTGTCATTGA
- a CDS encoding FixH family protein: MNWGNKLILVFVAFAGLMFVLVYKAMNTRYELVSKDYYQDELRYQDKIDGKANAAAISQIGVQTDQEHLILQMPKELYGQPLKGDIWLYCKTDAVKDLRLPLSADAEGRQFISKKQLKADKYLLKLSWRAADKHYYTEQDIELNIQ; this comes from the coding sequence ATGAATTGGGGAAATAAACTAATACTCGTATTCGTGGCATTCGCAGGATTGATGTTTGTGCTTGTCTATAAAGCCATGAACACACGCTATGAATTGGTGAGTAAAGATTATTATCAAGATGAATTACGATATCAGGATAAAATTGATGGGAAGGCCAATGCAGCTGCTATTAGTCAGATAGGAGTTCAAACAGACCAGGAGCATCTAATTCTGCAGATGCCCAAAGAATTGTATGGTCAACCTTTAAAAGGCGATATCTGGTTGTATTGCAAAACAGATGCAGTTAAAGATCTTCGTTTGCCATTAAGTGCCGACGCCGAAGGGCGACAATTCATTTCTAAAAAGCAACTCAAGGCCGATAAGTATTTATTGAAGCTAAGTTGGAGAGCTGCCGACAAGCATTATTATACTGAACAAGATATTGAACTGAATATACAATGA
- the ccoG gene encoding cytochrome c oxidase accessory protein CcoG produces MSEIKHSNVVETEAFRDRIATVDETGKRKWIYAYQPKGKFYTIRTVLSVLYFLIFFGLPFVEIDGRPLFQFNIPEAKFILFGKIFWPQDFFIFGLTMVTFVFFIVLFTAAFGRLFCGWACPQTNFMEMMFRRVEYWVLGDAPAQRQLKNAPWTSKKIFKVGLKHVLFFLLSFIIANFFLSYIIGIKELEKIITEPVTAHVAGFASIIVFSGVFYGVYAFFREQACTVVCPYGRLQSVLLDKNSMIVAYDYKRGEPRGNFKKQAELNLGDCIDCHQCVKVCPTGIDIRNGVQMECVGCTACIDACDHIMDSIDKPRGLIRYASENSIAKGEPLRYTTRMKLYTGLCFLLLAVLSVILITRKDVDATVIRTAGMLYQERGTDSISNLYNIRMVNKTAKDLNIGIRLVDTKGRIQMAGNPVIKMAKEAQAAGTFFVVLPKEEIKQRKTIIRLVIFENGKEIATTKTNFLGPAL; encoded by the coding sequence ATGAGTGAGATAAAACATAGTAATGTTGTTGAAACTGAAGCATTCAGAGATCGTATTGCTACGGTTGATGAAACAGGAAAGCGAAAGTGGATCTATGCATATCAACCCAAAGGGAAATTCTATACCATCAGAACAGTATTAAGTGTACTGTATTTTCTGATCTTTTTTGGATTGCCCTTCGTAGAGATCGATGGAAGACCCTTGTTCCAGTTCAATATTCCGGAAGCAAAATTTATTTTGTTTGGGAAAATTTTCTGGCCGCAGGATTTTTTCATCTTCGGTTTAACAATGGTCACTTTTGTTTTCTTCATTGTTCTTTTTACTGCAGCATTTGGTAGATTATTTTGTGGTTGGGCTTGTCCACAAACCAACTTCATGGAAATGATGTTCAGAAGGGTCGAGTATTGGGTATTAGGAGATGCACCCGCACAACGGCAACTGAAAAATGCCCCATGGACAAGTAAGAAGATCTTTAAAGTAGGATTGAAGCATGTTTTATTTTTCTTGTTATCCTTCATTATCGCCAATTTTTTTCTGTCATACATTATTGGCATCAAAGAGTTGGAAAAGATCATCACAGAGCCCGTAACTGCGCATGTAGCCGGATTTGCTTCAATCATCGTGTTTAGTGGAGTATTCTATGGTGTATATGCTTTCTTCAGAGAACAGGCCTGTACGGTAGTTTGTCCATACGGAAGATTACAAAGTGTATTGCTCGATAAGAACTCCATGATCGTAGCGTATGACTATAAACGCGGAGAGCCTAGAGGTAATTTTAAAAAACAGGCCGAACTGAATCTTGGCGATTGTATCGATTGTCATCAATGCGTGAAAGTTTGTCCAACAGGAATCGATATCCGCAACGGAGTGCAAATGGAATGTGTAGGTTGTACTGCTTGTATTGATGCGTGCGACCATATTATGGACAGCATTGATAAGCCTAGAGGTTTAATACGTTATGCATCTGAAAACAGTATTGCGAAAGGAGAGCCGCTTCGCTATACAACAAGAATGAAACTGTATACAGGTCTGTGTTTTTTATTACTGGCAGTACTGAGTGTGATACTGATCACCAGAAAAGATGTGGATGCAACGGTAATCAGAACAGCTGGAATGTTATATCAGGAAAGAGGAACAGACAGTATCTCTAATTTATACAATATCAGAATGGTGAATAAAACCGCGAAGGATTTGAATATCGGAATACGACTGGTGGATACAAAAGGACGAATCCAAATGGCTGGAAATCCGGTGATCAAGATGGCAAAAGAGGCACAGGCAGCAGGAACTTTCTTTGTGGTATTGCCTAAAGAAGAGATCAAACAAAGGAAAACAATAATTCGACTGGTAATTTTTGAGAATGGAAAAGAGATTGCAACTACAAAAACGAATTTTTTAGGGCCCGCGCTCTAA
- a CDS encoding cbb3-type cytochrome c oxidase N-terminal domain-containing protein — protein sequence MQQRKNQWMKISGLLFMGVLFAAIPMNAWADGPPKPSAMANPLAQVLVVIIGVLLLAIALLAHVVLGAAEMKMQRFRDQQKNNAGAKIMSVIALLFAANSVFAAEEPAAEAVVATSSAIGGLSPTAFYSLISVVGVELLVLLWLLYHLKSLLAKEPVAATASEIVIKESAWKKWWEKANSFRPVQEEANIDLGHNYDGIRELDNRLPPWWLYGFYICIIFSAIYLWRYHVTHTAPSSLEELAIVMEKAELDKENYLKKAANNVNENTVTFLTDATSLEAGKKVFVTACAACHAADGGGTVGPNLVDDYWIHGGSISDIFKSIKYGWPEKGMKSWKDDYSPAQIAQIASYIKSLKGTKPGTPKEPQGELYEEKPVQDTAKAAPVIKAGLN from the coding sequence ATGCAACAGCGTAAAAATCAATGGATGAAAATTTCAGGTCTTCTTTTCATGGGTGTCTTATTCGCTGCAATTCCCATGAACGCCTGGGCTGATGGCCCACCCAAACCTTCTGCTATGGCAAATCCATTGGCACAGGTACTGGTAGTCATTATTGGAGTACTCTTACTGGCCATTGCTTTATTGGCCCATGTAGTATTAGGGGCAGCCGAAATGAAGATGCAACGATTTCGTGATCAGCAAAAAAACAATGCAGGGGCAAAAATAATGAGCGTAATAGCATTGTTATTTGCTGCCAATAGTGTTTTTGCAGCGGAAGAACCTGCAGCAGAAGCTGTAGTAGCTACTTCTTCAGCAATTGGCGGATTGTCACCTACCGCATTTTATTCATTGATCTCTGTAGTAGGAGTTGAATTGTTGGTATTGCTTTGGTTATTGTATCATCTGAAAAGCTTGCTGGCAAAAGAGCCGGTTGCAGCAACCGCATCTGAAATTGTAATCAAGGAGTCTGCCTGGAAAAAATGGTGGGAAAAGGCAAACAGCTTTAGACCTGTTCAAGAAGAAGCCAATATCGATCTGGGGCACAATTATGATGGTATTCGTGAACTGGATAACAGATTGCCTCCATGGTGGCTCTATGGATTTTATATCTGCATTATTTTTTCCGCTATTTATTTATGGCGTTACCACGTTACACATACAGCCCCATCAAGTTTGGAAGAACTTGCCATTGTGATGGAAAAAGCTGAGCTGGATAAAGAGAATTATCTTAAAAAAGCAGCCAATAATGTGAATGAGAATACTGTTACTTTTTTAACAGATGCAACATCGCTCGAAGCAGGTAAAAAAGTATTTGTAACAGCCTGTGCTGCTTGTCATGCAGCGGATGGCGGTGGTACGGTTGGTCCGAACTTGGTAGATGATTATTGGATCCATGGGGGTAGTATCTCAGATATTTTTAAATCCATAAAATATGGCTGGCCTGAGAAAGGGATGAAAAGTTGGAAAGATGATTACTCTCCGGCACAGATCGCACAGATCGCGAGCTATATCAAGTCTTTGAAAGGAACAAAACCAGGAACACCAAAAGAACCTCAAGGCGAATTGTATGAAGAGAAACCGGTTCAAGATACTGCCAAAGCTGCACCGGTCATCAAAGCGGGACTTAACTAA
- a CDS encoding CcoQ/FixQ family Cbb3-type cytochrome c oxidase assembly chaperone, with translation MKFINYLEKIIGVDIYAISSFSIFFTFFLLMTLWAWKADKKMIEEISHLPLEN, from the coding sequence ATGAAATTCATTAATTATTTAGAGAAGATCATTGGCGTAGATATCTATGCGATCAGTTCTTTTTCCATCTTTTTTACATTCTTTCTGCTGATGACCTTATGGGCATGGAAAGCAGATAAGAAAATGATTGAAGAGATCAGTCATTTACCACTTGAAAACTAA